The sequence atggaggagaagaaaccagaagaggagaaaaaagaagaaggaaagaaaGTGGAGGCTGATGAGAAAAAGGGAGAAGATTCTGAAAAGAAAACTCAAGAAGGAGAAGCTACTAAAGATGCCAAAGAGGATTCTCCTCTGGCGGCACCGGAGGCTCCAGCGCCACCTCCACCGCCGCAAGAGATTGTCCTTAAAGTTTACATGCACTGTGAAGGCTGTGCTAGAAAAGTCCGCCGTTGCCTCAAAGGCTTCGAAGGTATGTATTAAGAATATACTATATCTAAAAGTACATACTTCTTTATATCAGTTCTGCATTTTCATCTACATGTAATAATCttctaaaaagaaataatacATTTTCGTTTTATTCATAGActaatttctcaaaatccaaaCGTTTGCCATCTGCTTTTACAAcacaattttatttgtttaagatGATTAATCTTGTggttcatttaaaaatatataaaacaaacactCTAAACAAAAAATTGCCGTTTGATTTTTTTCCACCAAATTACATATTAGAAAAACAAGCATCAGATAAGTAAATTACTGTAACTATATATTGTTTCTGCCAATTACagtttttggttaatttggtgtataagtataattaatattcgtctttttttaatattcgtCATATATTTTGTATGTAGGACCACACAAAGTTTGGGTTATGCTTTTAAGTATTACcattacaaataaataaaagaaacaatcaAAGTATAACATTCTGTTTTTTGGTAAACATGGCaatataatgatatatatatatatatatatgactataTACAAATATGATTTGAATCTTGGATTTTTGGTTTAATTGATTTAGGAGTGGAAGATGTGATGACTGACTGTAAAGCGGGTAAAGTGGTGGTGAAGGGAGAAAAAGCTGACCCATTGAAAATCTTAGCCAGAGTTCAAAGGAAGACCCACCGTGAAGTGGTGCTTCTTTCTCCTATTCCTCCGCCATCTCAGCCGCCGGAGAAGAAAGCAGAGGAGGAGAAGCCCAAAGTGGAAGAGAAGAAAGTGGAGGTAACTTtctttattgtaattttttttgtctagtaatgaattttttaaaaaaataaataaaggtaATTTTAAGGGTTGCTTTTTTGGGGAtgtttataactatttattCAGAGTAAcgattaattaatatatcattcaGTTAAAATAAGATTATTCTCTCTTTCCAGTGAATTCACGTGGGGGTGTACTGGTagattagtatatttttatctttttattgatGGTTGTAGAACTAgattttttctgattttattattataatttaatttacatatatgGAATCTGGATTACATAGtcgttttatttaaatttccgACGATCTTTTTGTATCAGCCTCCCGTAGTAGTTACGGTGGTCCTCAAGGTTCACATGCATTGCGAAGCTTGTGCGACGGAGATCAAGAAACGGATCATGAGAATGAAAGGTTAGTTTTTTTCTACTAAATTGTTTAAATAATCTAATATTGGTTAAGATATTGGACTTTTTATACAATAAGTCCAATATTTAATAGcttttatctgttttttttacaaTAGCTTTATCTGTGAAAGCAACACTTCAAACTTAAAGGAAATTTACTGAAAAGTGATAGgtaacaattaaaatgaaaatatatgttttggGGGGGATTTTAGCCCTTTTTCTCGTCTGTCCTGACTATCTTCGGTAGATAAAACGTTTCAATATCTTGCATAATCATCCACTTGTCACCAACTTTATATCGTCTTTCGTTAGTTCTTTTTCTGATTACCAGAGCTTTCGTTAGTTCTTTAGTCGTATCAAATTTGGTCCATACAATTTCAAATCTAGATGATATTGctagttgttcaaaaaaaaaaaaaaagatgatattGCTTCGACTTTAAAACACATGCacatgtattatttatttatttatagtcaTTCTAACTTTTAAAAAGCATATGTTATGTTAtcgttttttaataaattatatgtagTAGGGTCAAAATGTATATAGCCCTACTTTAGtagcttttttaattattcatttttgtTTGAAACAAATAACTTTTAGGAGTGGAATCTGCTGAATCCGATTTGAAAGCTTCTCAAGTGACGGTGAAAGGAGTGTTCGAACCGCAAAAGCTCGTAGAATACGTTTACAAGCGTACTGGAAAACATGCTGCAGTTATGAAAATTGACCCACCACCTCCGCCGCCACCTGAGGAAGCTGCTGCCGCCGCGGAAGCAGAGAAGAATgaagaaagaaaaggagaaaatggCGGTGGAGAGTCCAAAGGCGAGGAAGGGAAGGACGAGAAAGCAAAGActgatgaagagaagaaagaaggtgACGGCAGCAAAGGTGAAGCGGGGGAGAATGGCGGTGGTGGGGAGGAAGAGGCAAAAGTTGTGGAGGTGAAGAAGATAGAGAATCCATATTTCTACTATCATTATCAGCCGCCGCGTGTGGCAATGCCGCCTTATGCCTATCCTCATTCCTATCCACCCCATGCATATCCTCCTCAAGCATATCCTCCCCATGCATATCCTCCTAATGCATATCCTCCTCATGCATATCCTCCTAATGCATATCCCCCTCAGATATTCAGCGACGAGAATCCAAACGCATGTTCCATAATGTAACAAAGAAACTGCAAACGCTAAAAGAATATGTGGGAAATATTTTCTAGAGTTCATATCGATATAGTCCCACACATTGCTCAAGAGAGGGCAATTGCGCCCTATCCTTTTTCAAAACTACATGTAGATTTTAGATTTCAAATATGCCCCTTTTGTTACcacattgtgttttttttttctggttcaaATTACCACAttgtttaaagtatatataaaccccgttttacaaaaaaaaaagagtaaaaagaaATTATCGGTGAATATTAGTAATAGTTAGGTCACTTAGGTGAAACACTTTATCTCGCATGTAGgagtgttcaatccggatatcggttcggtttcggttcggtttttttcggttttcggtatttcggttagtaaaatataattaccattctaaatccatatttacttcggttcggttcggtttatataccgtcggttttcggtttattcggttttataccaaaaaacataattatttagtttgagatcatataaaataaattttagagtcatattgtcaacgcagtcatttttaaaaaatatattacatgttcaaataaatgaacaaaaacgtaaaaatgcttctaccatcaaataaaatcatcaaatctataattaaaatcagaacctgaaattttgaaaataaaaatatgaaacaaaacagaaacatgaaaaaaaactttttccactcttccatatttagtgttcattaaagtcatgctttttcGATTGAACAGGaaagtttgtttgtttatagataagaataaagttgtgaaaattttccattaattattttccatcaaatttaccatcttcatattaatttagtgaatactaaaataaagcaaaaagattaaaaaaaaaggacttAGAAAAaaagatgtctgaattgcgatgtattgttatttaattatagttcaagtgttttacaaattatataatgttctttattactataacattatggtaatagttattaacacaaatttaacttatataacaaatagattttcatgtattgttataaaatagatacatatttacatgtttctacttttaatcggttttgttcggtttattcggtttaatcggttatataccaaaccatatccaaatcctacggtttttataaaattatatccattcggtttatatggtatataccaaaactaaaccatattgtctatttcggttcggttcggttcggtacggttcggttttaccatattgaacagccctcaAAATAGGTTCGTCCATTTAATGCATGCTTCCTTAGTTTATTCATGCCATCGGCGTTTGTCAATTGTgttatgattattattttttgataaaggaATTGTGTTATGATTAACTCTTTATTTTTCCTAAAAGTTTATGATTATTTATTCTGAAATCATTTGTGTCCATCATGTGTTGCTAGAAACTAAACGGTGACTCGTAGTATCAatcaatcatataaaataaaattaacaagaATCCTATGCTTTtcattttgagattttaaaGCAATAAACAGAAAAATTAATTCCCTGaaaaatagtattatttttatacaatGTGGACAATcaagtttagttttatttgaatATGGACAACATATATACTGCTACAGTGCTACACCAAATATAATACGAGAATTTTTTCATATAGAGCTAATTTCATTCCAGCCAAACAAATAACCAAATCATTTTTCTGGTCCGGAACTCAATAGTAAGCAAACAGTGAACACAGCTCGTGATGTCTTCGCATGGTAAGCAAAAGAACAAAGAACATTCTATTCCAGCCAAAGTAGTAGACTCCagaaacctctctctctctatctctctctctctctctgtgtctctctctctctctcacccgTGTAGCGCGTGAATCGTGAGGGTATAATACTACAACGAGCCATGATGTGACGGTGTTAACAAGTCGACCTAACGTGATGGGTCCGTGCCATCTCTCTGAGGACGTACAGTTTTATGTATGAGCCCACGTGACCGCCACCACTTCCTCTAAACCTGTGCTTTCGTACTCCAACTTTTGTCGCTTCTTTTATTGGACGCaccgtttttattttcttattaaatgtACTCGATTCCTCTTCGAAACAcacaagattaaaaaaaaatatagtacgTTGCTCCTTACTTTGGTAGACAAAAATAAGTAACTTATtcactttattttttgttttctttctaaaaATAATGAATCAATTTTAAATAGTACTAACCAATGTCGGTAGATCAATTCACTATTTTCccttttttaagaaaactattGGTTAGTGTTAAATTTTTACAGCAAACGAAATGTTTTTTAGCTAACACAAGAActactattataaaaaaaggAACTACCATTAATTGTGATAGAAATAGcgattagaattttttttcataaaacgACATAATATTTAATTGCCATTGATAGgagtattagttttttttttcaaagtatTAAACTGTaatagaaataacataaaaattattatagtaaCCCGTTTTTTTCGTTAACTAAGTATTACAAGTGCAGGCTTACTTGGAAACTctctattttatttgttttatagcATTGCACAAAATCGTTAGTACgtgatatttttctttcttcatagttttgtataaaataatttGCCTTAGTTATGTAACGAGTTTGTTAAATTGGTATCCtaacaatagttttttttttgatcaactccTAACAATAGTTTACTTATCATAAATTACAAATTCTAGAAGTATATGTTTCTCTTtcacctttttacaaaaaaaaaatatatgtttctcTTTCACGAAAATAGGGTGGATGGACTATAGCATTTATTAGTTTTGCTGGTCTTTTCTTCTTTCTGTTAACCTTTGGGACCATATCGGTATCAACTACGTCGATAATCGAAATCATGCATGTTGACACGTAGATATacgttttttttggtaaaattgatATCGTTTcagacaaatatatatatacgtatatatatgtatacgtattgtttttagttttttctttttgctaaaaACGTATTGTTTCTAGTTACGTGTTGTTTGCATGTATATAAACGTATACGCATGAACGTAGAGAATTAGTTAATTCACGTAGGttgacaaaataataataaattcacGTACAATTAACTACTTTATGCAATACGTAACCTAAGCGACATATCGACAACCATATATAATCGAGCATGGCTATGCAGGCATGCATACATCGGTAACAACTATATTTTGCATTAGCATGCCTGtgcattataaaaataatactttCATTAGTTAGCCTGAGAATTTACTAGTGAAATTAACAACTCTATACAACCGCAAGTTTGTTTCCTCAGTTAAAAATAACAATGCTCTACGCCTCTACCTCTGAGACACCATTACAGACGTTGGTTTTTAAGAATCAGTTTTGATTCCcaattcaaatatattaacaGACAAAAATCACAACGTAACTAGAAAGAGAACAACGTTGTTATCATACGAGACACTTGGCCGGATTTCATTATATTAGGTTTGGTCTGATTGCGACCGAACCGTAACTGAGTCGACCATTTAACCCTACTCTAAAAGTGTTGGCACCATCAACATCTGTTAATTCACCTGAATTTCATAGAACTCAGGTTATTAAACCCATCTTTATTAATGCTATTTTTTGACCCAGTTGTTAGTGCTGTTGTTTGTTTCAATTATTTATGGAGTTTTGATTTTGGCGtactgccaaaaaaaaaagaattatccaTTTGCTGTCAACTTATACATTATGTAGAGCTAGTTTATCATCATTTGACGTTGctattctaaactctatttttgaattattttataacGCGTGATTCAAGTCACGAATTTCAAAAGAGCCTTATCCAAAGTGtctataacatatatatata is a genomic window of Brassica napus cultivar Da-Ae chromosome A2, Da-Ae, whole genome shotgun sequence containing:
- the LOC106382905 gene encoding heavy metal-associated isoprenylated plant protein 7; this translates as MGEEEKKQEAPEEKKMEEKKPEEEKKEEGKKVEADEKKGEDSEKKTQEGEATKDAKEDSPLAAPEAPAPPPPPQEIVLKVYMHCEGCARKVRRCLKGFEGVEDVMTDCKAGKVVVKGEKADPLKILARVQRKTHREVVLLSPIPPPSQPPEKKAEEEKPKVEEKKVEPPVVVTVVLKVHMHCEACATEIKKRIMRMKGVESAESDLKASQVTVKGVFEPQKLVEYVYKRTGKHAAVMKIDPPPPPPPEEAAAAAEAEKNEERKGENGGGESKGEEGKDEKAKTDEEKKEGDGSKGEAGENGGGGEEEAKVVEVKKIENPYFYYHYQPPRVAMPPYAYPHSYPPHAYPPQAYPPHAYPPNAYPPHAYPPNAYPPQIFSDENPNACSIM